One Neisseria sicca genomic region harbors:
- a CDS encoding phosphoesterase produces MPQTYFTADWHFSHPNIARYCPQFRLQSDNADELNEYLIDCWNRVVTPQDTVYNLGDVCFAKKPAHIEAVLQRLNGQHHLIYGNHDYLIRQNEAHFLNTRKADGHPLLSSASHYLRLKLPEIGNTAILCHYPLYEWDGIHHGLYHLYGHLHDRMAAVKGRALNVGWDMHGRFLTAQDIDSFLRDLPAVQYFDDKQNVIVGNSTEDAAAKIRARLAALNE; encoded by the coding sequence ATGCCTCAAACCTATTTCACAGCCGACTGGCACTTCTCCCATCCCAACATCGCCCGATACTGCCCGCAATTTCGCCTGCAAAGCGATAACGCCGACGAGTTGAACGAATACCTGATCGACTGCTGGAACCGCGTCGTTACCCCGCAAGACACTGTGTACAACCTCGGCGATGTCTGCTTTGCCAAAAAGCCCGCACACATCGAAGCCGTGCTGCAACGGCTTAACGGGCAACACCATTTGATTTACGGCAACCACGACTACCTGATTCGGCAAAACGAAGCACATTTCCTCAACACGCGCAAAGCCGACGGCCATCCGTTGCTCTCGTCCGCCAGCCATTACCTGCGGCTCAAACTGCCCGAAATCGGCAATACCGCGATTTTGTGCCACTATCCCTTATACGAATGGGACGGCATCCACCACGGCCTATACCACCTCTACGGCCATCTGCACGACCGCATGGCCGCCGTCAAAGGGCGTGCCCTCAATGTCGGCTGGGATATGCACGGCCGTTTCCTGACCGCACAGGATATTGACAGCTTCCTGCGCGACCTCCCAGCCGTGCAGTATTTCGACGACAAGCAAAACGTTATCGTTGGTAACAGTACGGAAGATGCAGCTGCAAAAATTCGGGCGAGATTGGCGGCATTGAATGAATGA
- a CDS encoding ATP-binding protein yields the protein MYYPRHLQSVLQKLSAQFPAVLLTGARQVGKSTLLQHIAPEYGYLTLDDPLLLDQAKNEPQLFLLNHTPPLIVDEVQYAPELFPLLKMDIDRRKQNGLYLLSGSQAFELMQNVSESLAGRIAVLKLNGLSWREMRGDDFQTAFVPDEGYLADRKPVFSLPEHENIWQIIHRGDMPRLYEQPATNWQVYYASYVATYIERDVRQLVNVGSSGDFTRFMIAIAARSGDLLNYSSVAQEIGVSVDTVKRWLTVLQTSGIVYLLQPYGNNHLKRAIKTPKVYMLNTGLMAYLTKWLTPETIQNGAKSGQFFETFVVGEIIKSFHNQGQEPPIYFYRDTNQKEIDLLIEHQQMLYPVEIKATANPNKKMAAAFNLLRNTLPANELGIAHGTIINQYPQKIWLAENLVAVPAAYV from the coding sequence ATGTATTACCCACGTCACCTGCAATCCGTCCTGCAAAAGCTGTCCGCCCAATTTCCCGCCGTATTGCTGACTGGTGCGCGGCAGGTCGGTAAATCTACGCTGCTTCAGCACATTGCGCCCGAATACGGATACCTTACCTTAGACGATCCCTTGCTGCTCGACCAAGCCAAAAACGAGCCGCAACTGTTTTTATTGAACCACACGCCGCCGCTGATTGTGGACGAAGTCCAATATGCCCCCGAGCTGTTCCCCCTGCTGAAAATGGATATAGACCGGCGCAAGCAGAACGGCCTGTACCTGCTGTCCGGTTCTCAGGCTTTTGAGTTGATGCAAAATGTCAGCGAAAGTCTGGCCGGGCGCATTGCGGTATTGAAATTAAACGGATTGTCGTGGCGCGAAATGCGCGGCGATGATTTTCAGACGGCCTTTGTGCCGGACGAAGGCTATTTGGCTGACCGGAAACCGGTATTCAGTTTGCCCGAACACGAAAATATCTGGCAGATTATCCACCGCGGCGATATGCCGCGCTTATACGAGCAACCCGCAACCAACTGGCAGGTTTACTATGCCTCGTATGTCGCCACCTATATCGAACGCGACGTGCGCCAATTGGTCAATGTAGGCAGCAGCGGCGATTTCACTCGGTTCATGATTGCTATTGCCGCCCGCAGCGGGGATTTATTGAATTACAGCAGCGTGGCCCAGGAAATCGGTGTATCGGTGGATACCGTCAAGCGTTGGCTCACCGTGCTGCAAACATCGGGCATCGTCTATCTGCTGCAACCCTATGGCAACAACCACCTTAAACGCGCCATCAAAACCCCGAAAGTCTATATGCTGAACACCGGCCTGATGGCCTACCTGACCAAATGGCTGACGCCGGAAACCATTCAAAACGGAGCCAAGAGCGGGCAGTTTTTTGAAACTTTTGTCGTGGGCGAAATCATCAAATCCTTCCACAACCAAGGCCAAGAACCGCCGATTTATTTTTACCGCGACACCAATCAAAAAGAAATCGACCTACTGATCGAACACCAGCAGATGCTGTACCCCGTTGAAATCAAAGCCACCGCCAATCCCAATAAAAAAATGGCCGCCGCTTTCAACCTGCTGCGCAACACGCTGCCGGCAAACGAATTGGGCATCGCCCACGGCACGATCATCAACCAGTACCCGCAAAAAATCTGGTTGGCGGAGAATTTGGTTGCCGTGCCTGCGGCCTATGTTTGA
- a CDS encoding 7-cyano-7-deazaguanine/7-aminomethyl-7-deazaguanine transporter: protein MQDNGFSYAQQRHALFWLVLFHMLIIASSNYLVQFPFTVTLPNGFEVHSTWGALTFPFIFLATDLTVRIFGQRLARRIVFFVMFPALALSYALSVLFQNGTWVGFASLAVFIPSVFRIAVASFSAYAVGQILDIFVFNRLRRLKSWWIAPFSSMFAGNAIDTLLFFGIAFAGSGDKFMAANWPHIAFVDYLFKLAVCTLFFLPAYGVLLKILTGRLTTLPEEDIRQTAALAEEHL, encoded by the coding sequence ATGCAAGACAACGGCTTCTCTTATGCCCAGCAACGGCATGCGCTGTTTTGGCTGGTATTGTTCCATATGCTCATTATTGCCTCAAGCAATTATTTGGTGCAATTCCCCTTCACCGTAACCCTGCCCAACGGATTTGAAGTACATTCCACTTGGGGCGCGCTGACCTTTCCGTTTATCTTTTTGGCTACCGATTTGACCGTTCGGATTTTCGGGCAGCGGCTGGCGCGGAGGATAGTATTTTTCGTCATGTTTCCCGCTCTGGCGCTGTCTTACGCATTATCCGTCTTGTTCCAAAACGGCACATGGGTCGGTTTTGCCTCTTTGGCCGTATTCATACCGTCTGTGTTCCGTATCGCCGTCGCCAGTTTTTCGGCTTATGCGGTCGGACAGATATTGGATATTTTCGTGTTCAACCGGCTGCGCCGCCTGAAATCGTGGTGGATTGCCCCTTTTTCATCAATGTTTGCTGGCAATGCAATCGACACTTTACTTTTTTTCGGCATAGCCTTTGCCGGCAGCGGCGACAAATTTATGGCTGCCAATTGGCCGCATATCGCCTTTGTTGATTATCTGTTCAAACTGGCTGTTTGCACCCTGTTTTTCCTGCCCGCCTATGGGGTATTGTTGAAAATTCTAACCGGCAGACTAACCACATTGCCGGAGGAAGACATAAGGCAGACCGCCGCCCTTGCAGAAGAACATTTGTGA
- a CDS encoding LysR family transcriptional regulator, translating into MDINQLRAFITVAHTQNLTQAAERLFLSQPAVSAQIKAIESDVGTPLFIRTSNGMQLTRAGEVLLPEAEALMQHKHRLEKFAETLSEHFVSHAQLGLIHPIASHKVTELTRLIQQRSPDVQLHIQYGMSGEILERLTAKRLHGGFFLGNIEGRSLQCRFLQNIAYALICPDGEEDKLRRGLPKSLNDYTWIEMSGISGSHKNLQQFWHRHKLSPKKQIICDYPQTIIDLVADGAGLAMVPKHTAKAARTQGKPVALIDEFEQSLPLHFVYLDEYGTDHALLLLLDCVLEVWQAEIGKA; encoded by the coding sequence ATGGATATCAATCAATTGCGCGCCTTTATCACTGTGGCGCATACGCAAAATCTGACACAGGCCGCCGAAAGGCTGTTTTTGTCGCAACCGGCCGTTTCCGCCCAAATCAAGGCCATAGAAAGCGACGTCGGTACGCCGCTTTTCATCCGCACCAGCAACGGTATGCAGCTTACTCGCGCAGGCGAAGTGCTGCTGCCCGAAGCCGAAGCCCTGATGCAGCACAAGCACCGTTTGGAAAAGTTTGCCGAAACGCTGTCGGAACACTTCGTCTCCCATGCGCAGCTCGGCCTGATCCACCCCATAGCATCACACAAGGTAACCGAACTGACCCGCCTGATCCAACAGCGCAGTCCCGATGTGCAACTTCACATCCAATACGGTATGAGCGGCGAAATTTTGGAACGCCTGACCGCAAAGCGGCTGCACGGCGGTTTTTTCCTCGGCAACATAGAAGGACGCAGCCTGCAATGCCGTTTCCTGCAAAACATCGCCTACGCCTTGATTTGCCCGGATGGGGAAGAAGATAAGTTGCGGCGCGGTTTGCCCAAAAGCCTGAATGACTACACTTGGATAGAGATGTCCGGCATATCCGGCAGCCACAAAAACCTACAGCAGTTCTGGCACCGCCACAAGCTGTCGCCCAAAAAGCAGATCATCTGCGATTATCCTCAAACCATTATCGACTTGGTCGCCGATGGTGCGGGACTGGCCATGGTGCCCAAACATACCGCCAAAGCCGCCCGCACACAAGGCAAACCCGTCGCCCTGATAGACGAATTCGAACAAAGCCTGCCGCTGCATTTCGTTTATCTGGACGAATATGGCACCGACCACGCCCTATTGTTGCTGCTGGATTGTGTGTTGGAAGTTTGGCAGGCCGAAATCGGCAAAGCCTGA
- a CDS encoding DUF485 domain-containing protein, translating into MGKSSTEEARLTAEILNNPKFQKMARQKSLLGWSFSAVMFSVYTAFIWIIGTRPDLLGRKVSEGGVTTWGIYAGIAVIVFSFLITLAYVWLANGYFEKTTREVVREVQGEASCTNVQEHA; encoded by the coding sequence ATGGGCAAATCATCTACGGAAGAGGCCAGATTAACGGCTGAAATCCTGAATAATCCGAAATTCCAAAAAATGGCGCGGCAGAAGTCGTTGCTGGGCTGGTCGTTTTCGGCAGTAATGTTTTCCGTTTACACGGCCTTCATCTGGATCATCGGCACGCGCCCCGACCTTTTGGGACGCAAAGTTTCCGAAGGAGGCGTTACCACTTGGGGCATCTACGCCGGCATCGCCGTTATTGTATTTTCCTTCCTTATTACACTGGCGTATGTGTGGTTGGCCAACGGCTATTTCGAAAAAACCACGCGGGAGGTGGTACGTGAAGTTCAGGGGGAGGCATCCTGTACTAACGTACAGGAACATGCATAA
- a CDS encoding cation acetate symporter, whose amino-acid sequence MKKIYIKTILYFISPIFANAAYADALTGDVQRQATNWTAIVMFFVFVGSTLLITKWAARQNRSAKDFYTGGGGISGTQNGLAIAGDYMSAASFLGISAMVFTSGYDGLIYSTGFLVGWPVVLFLVAERLRNLGRYTFSDVAAYRLKQTPVRVFSAAGSLLVVILYLIAQVVGAGKLIQLLFGMSYLSAVILVGVLMVAYVLFGGMLATTWVQMIKAVLLLGGATLMAFFVLQHAGFNLETMFGQAVSAHEKGEAIMSPGGLVKNPVDALSLGFALMFGTAGLPHILMRFFTVPDAREARKSVVVATGLIGYFYLLTIIIGFGAIIFLSRDNLQFFTQVVKEGKSVYEMVGGTNMAAVHLAGATGGDLLLGFISAVAFATILAVVAGLTLSGASAVSHDLYASVIRKGKATQHEEMRVSKAATLTLGIVAILFGAAFENQNVAFMVGLAFALAASANFPVLMLSMFWKGLTTRGAIAGGFAGLLGALVLILLGPTVWVSVLHHDKPVFPYGNPALFTIPLAFIVAWLVSLADKSEQAGCDKAGFNAQYVRSMTGMGAAEASDH is encoded by the coding sequence ATGAAAAAAATATACATAAAAACAATATTATATTTCATTTCGCCGATATTTGCGAATGCGGCGTATGCGGACGCGCTGACGGGCGACGTGCAGCGGCAGGCGACCAATTGGACGGCCATCGTGATGTTTTTCGTCTTTGTCGGCAGCACGCTGCTGATTACCAAGTGGGCGGCACGGCAAAACCGTTCGGCCAAGGATTTCTATACGGGCGGCGGCGGGATTTCCGGCACGCAGAACGGGCTGGCGATTGCGGGCGACTATATGTCCGCCGCGTCTTTTCTCGGCATTTCGGCAATGGTGTTTACCAGCGGCTACGACGGGCTGATTTATTCCACGGGCTTTTTGGTCGGCTGGCCTGTTGTGCTGTTTTTGGTGGCTGAGCGGCTGCGTAATCTGGGACGGTACACGTTTTCGGATGTGGCCGCCTACCGCCTGAAACAAACGCCGGTGAGGGTGTTTTCTGCCGCAGGTTCGCTTTTGGTGGTGATTCTTTATTTAATCGCGCAGGTGGTGGGTGCGGGCAAGCTGATTCAGCTTTTGTTCGGCATGAGCTACCTTTCCGCCGTGATACTGGTGGGCGTGCTGATGGTGGCCTATGTACTGTTCGGCGGGATGCTGGCAACGACATGGGTTCAGATGATTAAGGCGGTGTTGCTGCTGGGCGGGGCGACGCTGATGGCGTTTTTTGTGTTGCAACATGCGGGGTTCAATCTGGAAACCATGTTCGGCCAAGCCGTATCGGCGCATGAAAAGGGCGAGGCAATCATGTCGCCCGGCGGGCTGGTCAAAAACCCGGTGGACGCGCTGTCGCTCGGTTTCGCACTGATGTTCGGCACGGCCGGGCTGCCGCACATTCTGATGCGCTTTTTCACCGTGCCTGATGCGCGAGAAGCACGCAAGTCGGTGGTGGTGGCTACGGGGCTTATCGGTTATTTCTACCTGCTGACGATTATCATCGGCTTTGGCGCGATTATTTTCCTGAGCCGCGATAACCTGCAGTTTTTCACGCAGGTTGTCAAAGAAGGCAAAAGCGTGTACGAAATGGTGGGCGGCACAAATATGGCGGCGGTGCACTTGGCGGGAGCCACGGGTGGCGATTTGCTGCTGGGCTTCATTTCGGCCGTCGCCTTTGCCACAATTTTGGCGGTGGTGGCGGGGCTGACGCTTTCGGGCGCATCGGCTGTAAGCCATGATCTGTATGCTTCAGTCATCCGCAAAGGTAAGGCCACGCAGCACGAGGAGATGCGGGTTTCCAAGGCGGCCACGCTGACTTTGGGCATCGTGGCTATTTTGTTCGGGGCAGCCTTTGAGAATCAGAATGTTGCCTTTATGGTCGGGTTGGCTTTCGCGTTGGCGGCATCGGCCAATTTCCCCGTGCTGATGCTCAGTATGTTTTGGAAGGGACTGACCACGCGCGGGGCGATTGCGGGCGGTTTCGCGGGGCTGCTCGGCGCCTTGGTGCTGATTTTGCTGGGCCCGACCGTGTGGGTGAGTGTGCTGCATCACGACAAACCCGTCTTCCCCTACGGTAATCCCGCGCTGTTTACCATCCCGCTGGCCTTTATCGTGGCCTGGCTGGTGTCGCTGGCCGACAAATCGGAACAGGCCGGCTGCGACAAGGCGGGTTTTAACGCTCAGTATGTCCGTTCGATGACGGGTATGGGCGCAGCCGAAGCAAGCGATCATTGA
- a CDS encoding IS5 family transposase, translating into MSTFFQQTAQAMIAKHIDRFPLLKLDQVIDWQPIEQYLNRQRTRYLRDHRGRPAYPLLSMFKAVLLGQWHSLSDPELEHSLITRIDFNLFCRFDELNIPDYSTLCRYRNWLAQDDTLSELLKLINCQLAEKNLKVEKASAAVVDATIIQTAGSKQRQAIEVDEEGQVSGQTTPSKDSDARRTKKNGLYKLGYKQHTRTDEEGYIEKLHITPANTHECNHLSPLLEGIAEGTTVYADKGYDSKENRQHLKEHQLSDGIMRKACRNRPLTEVQTKRNRYLSKTRYVVEQSFGTLHRKFRYARAAYFGLLKVSAQSHLKAMCLNLLKAANRLSVPVAA; encoded by the coding sequence ATGAGCACCTTCTTCCAACAAACCGCACAAGCCATGATTGCCAAACACATCGACCGCTTCCCGCTATTGAAGTTGGATCAGGTGATTGATTGGCAGCCGATCGAACAATACCTGAATCGTCAAAGAACCCGTTACCTTAGAGACCACCGAGGGCGTCCTGCCTATCCCCTGTTGTCCATGTTCAAAGCCGTCCTGCTCGGACAATGGCACAGCCTCTCCGATCCCGAACTCGAACACAGCCTCATCACCCGCATCGATTTCAACCTGTTTTGCCGTTTTGACGAACTGAACATCCCCGATTACAGCACCTTATGCCGCTACCGCAACTGGCTGGCGCAAGACGACACCCTGTCCGAATTGCTCAAACTAATTAACTGCCAACTGGCCGAAAAAAACCTAAAAGTAGAGAAGGCATCCGCCGCCGTCGTTGACGCCACCATTATTCAGACCGCCGGCAGCAAACAGCGTCAGGCCATAGAAGTTGATGAAGAAGGACAAGTCAGCGGACAAACCACACCGAGTAAAGACAGCGATGCCCGCCGGACAAAGAAAAACGGCCTCTACAAACTCGGTTACAAACAACATACCCGTACCGATGAGGAAGGCTATATCGAGAAACTGCACATCACTCCTGCCAATACCCATGAGTGCAACCATCTGTCCCCTTTGTTGGAAGGCATTGCCGAAGGTACGACCGTCTATGCCGACAAAGGCTACGACAGTAAGGAAAACCGGCAACATCTGAAAGAGCATCAGTTGTCAGACGGCATTATGCGCAAAGCCTGCCGCAATCGTCCGCTGACGGAAGTGCAAACCAAACGCAACCGATATTTGTCGAAGACCCGTTATGTGGTCGAACAAAGCTTCGGTACGCTGCACCGTAAATTCCGCTACGCCCGGGCAGCCTATTTTGGTCTGCTCAAAGTGAGTGCGCAAAGCCATCTGAAGGCGATGTGTTTAAACCTGTTGAAAGCGGCCAACAGGCTAAGTGTGCCTGTTGCCGCCTAA
- the csx16 gene encoding CRISPR-associated protein Csx16: protein MTTYFVSRHLGTIEWIKQQPQWQIDEFTPHLDATRIQAGDVVLGTLPLHLAAEVCSRGAKFYFLMLPQQFAERGNEHTVAAMSAAGATLQRFEVKKISE, encoded by the coding sequence ATGACTACCTACTTCGTCTCGCGACATCTAGGCACAATTGAATGGATAAAGCAGCAACCTCAATGGCAGATAGATGAATTTACCCCACACCTGGACGCAACAAGAATTCAAGCGGGTGATGTGGTTTTAGGAACACTGCCTTTGCACTTGGCTGCGGAAGTGTGCAGTCGTGGCGCCAAGTTTTATTTTTTAATGTTGCCCCAACAATTTGCCGAACGCGGCAATGAACATACTGTCGCAGCCATGTCTGCCGCAGGCGCAACTTTACAGCGGTTTGAAGTCAAAAAAATCTCCGAATAA
- the csm6 gene encoding CRISPR-associated ring nuclease Csm6 — translation MNILSQPCLPQAQLYSGLKSKKSPNKTSSFLKNIDPENAMRQKRKILIAVTGMSPQILTETVYALYTQQNWLPDEIFVLTTQTGYNNIVRNLLGEDGFFTRLCKDYNLPEIQFGERNIHVIHDADGEKLSDIRTPEENNLAADMIVNFIRQQCTDDKTELHVSIAGGRKSMGFYIGYALSLFGRPQDKLSHVLVTEGFENNPLFFYPTHYDNYISKKPYDPNCTETINTREAKVMQAEIPFVRMSYGLPNLAQNNVSYSEAVQLLQNNLKADRIILNIKNCTIQLGQDKPIKIADKRYFFAYAALARFHLQNKSIKLINQAACYDNIKNNKWQLGVYPELDDFQTCYWDIMQINEPSLKNAPNRQELSEQARNSALQSLRELPSKLRLILMENFSEYVAEQYGVFSTGTRKTTPTYYLKMPVEKIEIVG, via the coding sequence ATGAACATACTGTCGCAGCCATGTCTGCCGCAGGCGCAACTTTACAGCGGTTTGAAGTCAAAAAAATCTCCGAATAAAACTTCAAGCTTCCTGAAAAACATTGATCCAGAAAATGCAATGAGACAAAAACGCAAAATCTTAATCGCCGTTACAGGCATGTCACCGCAAATTTTGACCGAAACCGTCTATGCCCTGTATACGCAGCAAAATTGGCTGCCTGATGAAATTTTTGTACTGACCACACAAACCGGCTACAACAATATCGTTCGTAATTTGCTTGGGGAAGACGGCTTTTTCACGCGCCTTTGCAAAGATTACAATCTGCCTGAAATTCAGTTCGGCGAACGGAATATCCATGTTATCCACGATGCCGACGGTGAAAAACTGAGTGATATCCGCACACCTGAAGAAAACAATTTGGCAGCGGATATGATTGTGAATTTTATCCGCCAACAATGCACCGATGATAAGACCGAGCTACACGTTTCCATCGCAGGCGGACGAAAATCCATGGGATTTTATATTGGTTATGCACTATCTTTGTTTGGTCGTCCGCAGGATAAGCTGTCGCACGTCCTGGTTACCGAAGGATTTGAAAACAACCCGCTTTTTTTCTATCCGACCCATTACGACAACTATATTTCCAAAAAGCCGTACGACCCCAATTGCACAGAAACCATTAATACGCGTGAAGCCAAAGTAATGCAGGCAGAAATTCCGTTTGTACGCATGAGTTACGGTTTGCCAAATTTGGCGCAGAATAATGTGAGCTACTCTGAAGCAGTACAACTCCTACAAAACAATTTAAAAGCTGACCGCATCATTTTAAATATCAAAAATTGCACCATTCAACTTGGGCAGGACAAACCCATTAAAATAGCCGACAAACGCTACTTTTTTGCCTATGCCGCATTAGCGCGGTTTCATTTGCAAAATAAAAGCATCAAGCTGATAAACCAAGCAGCATGCTATGACAACATTAAAAACAACAAATGGCAGCTTGGCGTATATCCCGAACTGGATGATTTTCAAACATGCTATTGGGACATCATGCAAATCAACGAACCGTCTCTCAAAAATGCTCCGAATCGTCAAGAGTTGTCAGAGCAGGCGCGCAATAGCGCATTGCAAAGTTTGCGCGAACTACCTTCCAAACTCCGTCTCATCTTAATGGAGAACTTTTCAGAATACGTTGCAGAACAATACGGCGTATTTAGCACAGGTACGCGCAAAACAACGCCTACATATTATTTAAAAATGCCGGTCGAAAAAATTGAAATTGTAGGGTAA